A genomic region of Plasmodium malariae genome assembly, chromosome: 14 contains the following coding sequences:
- the PmUG01_14061600 gene encoding conserved Plasmodium protein, unknown function produces MINLRKNILNRIKKFYKNITSNVVIFCTNLMFYNFDDDLICTLIKTYTNILKKFEENKVNVYDEYFIIFNYVTFSYLNFLLSEFDQRNSYLFHIPHDFNTALFIPSGREKRKKSISSEMKKVGICRCTRNKLLTGMQARSTISCHCSAFGKKEKYWTEKKCIHFRKKDTPRFATVRESSPPCNNDSVIYNYTRNVNSRNYYSGSCTRHRSGVYRHRKCASYRHNGRSFNDCNCGMDCGRNRIMDNEIAIADNVYPFSDNSAYARKPNVCIHNHSSEGCKNCHTIACTRSGQKRFIKELKILCTHVYYWKCLSELHIKCKRVGNTYEKKNIYFDIYKNVYNLFKRMNNMHRENLKRMSRKKEKLSITHNNEMENIINENVRENVIGKINKKDESYQQKINDMVYKHIAEKEALSRHIDHELSVMQHINLKEYKENILYIFNIIRSKKNVLSLPPLPTEGDKRSLLTGKKKEKKKKSKVSGVQYEPYNEQNKSKHFAYILNYFNFFFLYKLMRSKMNVLSYLHLHMNSSQYDTLKVSIIFSLGDPHNLFERHNKNNVKLKKKFLNTLRSMCNSVHYTYGNRNEITMDEQHPSYYANKFVEQNGESISEENSYRGSMFHYKNDQIEPSVIKNNNPTGGSNGRNKNSGNCEERNSSNNISNSSSNRAGVGKLAVEKYKCSKYFNANGQFRKSSREKKEEFFLKKSYCSTYKFLREDSIRFLKMQTYNYDNDKIRLNELSLKEKKLNGLILYINENITNCSKQNIYKNLFNISLSRTDFIFPSVIDQLDLTKLIQKCSAPYRCSFEKKKKKKFHNTNDCKNDCKNDCKNDCKNDCKNDCKNDCKNYYPNEEKDSFCLDQNIFFSSFGNIIITRHKNLKVAMNGNNLKVHRQMKVFQGMGCYEDTEDLVGGKEKINNGFSSTTTSKNGASGSNSSIDSSIGGNSGGNSGGNSGGNSGGNSGGNSGGSSGGSSGGRCAPANAASRSSIRCGDTRQRIPTPETKQKQRNKFLGEERMYTSNSHTHYNNCCEFYTNFLKKKKKKNVYIDIIFHVIIPKNMNKKSFQIILFSLFEILDLCKIYGITSLSCSLPYVHNIVHKNKQPIIYSFVYSLIFTILSYINNSQSSTNNVKILHFIFPDLKYYDKDISSITQGDMIYYQNYNHKEMESTFTFINNYDNVDNVDKNVTNKDEQNANNSSVPLPHNGWSHNDKLSSIKAFINKIIFGLKKQYMLIEAI; encoded by the coding sequence atgatcaATTTGCGCAAAAATATcttaaatagaataaaaaaattttacaaaaatattaccaGCAATGTTGTTATATTTTGCACTAATTTAATGTTTTACAATTTTGATGATGATTTGATATGTACTTTAATTAAGACTTATacgaatatattaaaaaaatttgaagaaaataaagtgAATGTGTACGATgagtattttataatttttaattacgttactttttcctatttgaattttcttctttctgaATTTGATCAAAGGAATTCAtatctttttcatattccCCATGACTTTAACACGGCATTGTTTATCCCTTCTGGTAGGGAAAAACGGAAAAAGTCTATTTCCAGTGAAATGAAAAAGGTAGGAATATGCAGGTGTACTAGAAATAAACTACTAACTGGTATGCAAGCTAGATCAACTATTAGTTGTCACTGTTCTGCATTcggtaaaaaagaaaagtactggactgaaaaaaaatgtatacattttagaaaaaaagatactCCTAGGTTTGCAACTGTGAGGGAGAGTTCTCCACCGTGTAACAATGACTCTGTCATCTACAATTATACAAGAAATGTAAACAGTAGAAACTACTACAGTGGGAGTTGTACTCGTCACAGATCCGGTGTTTATAGGCACAGGAAGTGTGCTTCTTATCGTCATAATGGAAGAAGTTTCAATGATTGTAACTGCGGTATGGACTGTGGGAGGAACCGCATAATGGACAACGAGATAGCGATCGCCGATAATGTCTATCCCTTCAGTGATAATTCCGCCTATGCTAGGAAGCCAAACGTGTGTATACATAATCATTCTTCCGAAGGGTGTAAAAATTGTCATACAATTGCATGTACACGTTCAGGACAAAAGCGATTTATTAAGGAGTTGAAAATTTTGTGCACACACGTATACTATTGGAAATGTCTCTCTGagttacatataaaatgcaAAAGAGTTGGTaatacatatgaaaaaaaaaatatatactttgatatatacaaaaatgtatataatttgttcaaacgtatgaataatatgcatcgggaaaatttaaaacggatgagcagaaaaaaagagaaattatCCATTACtcataataatgaaatggaaaatattataaatgaaaatgtaagAGAAAATGTAAtcggaaaaataaataaaaaagatgaatCCTATCAGCAAAAAATTAACGACATGGTTTACAAACACATAGCCGAGAAAGAAGCGTTAAGTAGACATATAGACCATGAACTAAGCGTAATGCAACATATTAATTTGAAGGAGTATAAAGAGAATAtcttatacatttttaatattataaggaGTAAGAAAAACGTGTTATCGTTACCCCCTTTGCCAACAGAAGGAGATAAAAGGAGTCTACTTacgggaaaaaaaaaagaaaaaaaaaaaaaaagcaaagtCAGTGGGGTGCAATATGAACCGTATAACGAGCAAAATAAGAGTAAACATTTTGCatacatattaaattattttaattttttttttttatataaattaatgagAAGCAAAATGAATGTACTGAGTTATTTACACCTTCACATGAACAGTTCCCAATATGATACCCTCAAGGTGTCCATTATATTTAGTTTAGGTGACCCACATAATTTGTTTGAGCGTCACAACAAAAATAACgtcaaattaaaaaaaaaatttctgaACACGTTAAGAAGTATGTGTAATAGTGTTCATTATACTTATGGGAATAGAAATGAGATTACCATGGATGAACAGCATCCTAGTTATTATGCTAACAAATTTGTGGAGCAAAATGGTGAAAGCATTAGCGAAGAGAACTCTTATAGGGGAAGCATGTTCCATTATAAGAATGATCAAATAGAACCATCAGTCATTAAGAACAACAACCCCACGGGTGGTAGTAACGGTAGGAACAAAAATAGTGGAAACTGTGAGGAAAGAAACAGTAGTAACAATAttagtaatagtagtagtaaccGCGCAGGTGTGGGTAAGTTAGCTGTAGAGAAATATAAATGCTCCAAATACTTTAATGCAAATGGCCAATTCAGAAAGAGTagtagagaaaaaaaagaggaatttttcttaaaaaaaagctaTTGTAGTACGTACAAATTTTTAAGAGAAGATTCCATTcgctttttaaaaatgcaaaCATACAACTATGACAATGACAAAATTAGATTAAACGAGTTAAGTTTAAAGGAGAAAAAACTTAATGGACTAAtactttatattaatgaaaatataacaaacTGCTCTAAAcagaatatatacaaaaatctCTTTAATATCAGTTTATCAAGAACAGATTTTATATTTCCCAGTGTGATTGACCAATTAGACTTGACTAAACTTATCCAAAAATGTAGTGCTCCTTATAGATGctcttttgaaaaaaaaaaaaaaaaaaaatttcacaaCACGAATGATTGCAAAAACGATTGCAAAAACGATTGCAAGAATGACTGCAAGAATGACTGCAAAAACGATTGCAAGAATGACTGCAAGAATTATTACCCAAATGAGGAAAAAGATTCTTTTTGCTTAGATCagaatatctttttttcatccttTGGAAATATTATCATAACAAGACACAAAAACTTAAAAGTAGCAATGAACGGAAATAATTTAAAGGTACACCGACAAATGAAGGTATTCCAAGGTATGGGTTGTTACGAAGATACGGAAGACCTAGTTGgcggaaaagaaaaaatcaaCAATGGCTTTTCTAGCACAACTACGTCCAAAAATGGTGCTAGTGGAAGTAATAGTAGTATTGATAGTAGTATTGGTGGTAATAGTGGTGGTAATAGTGGTGGTAATAGTGGTGGTAATAGTGGTGGTAATAGTGGTGGTAATAGTGGTGGTAGTAGTGGTGGTAGTAGTGGTGGAAGATGTGCTCCTGCTAATGCCGCTAGTAGAAGCTCTATTCGTTGTGGTGATACACGGCAGAGAATCCCTACCCCAGAAACGAAGCAAAAACAAAGAAACAAGTTTCTAGGCGAAGAAAGAATGTATACAAGTAACTCACATACTCATTACAATAATTGCTGTGAATTTtacacaaattttttaaaaaaaaaaaaaaaaaaaaatgtttatatagatataatttttcacgtaataataccaaaaaatatgaataagaaaagttttcaaataattttattttcattatttgaaATTTTAGATTTATGCAAAATATATGGTATTACATCATTAAGTTGTTCACTCCCCTATGTTCATAATATTGTGCATAAGAATAAACAACCAAtcatttattcttttgtaTATTCTCTCATTTTTACCATTCTAAGTTACATAAACAATTCACAGTCATCTACCAACAATGtgaaaatattacatttcatttttcctgatttaaaatattatgacaAAGATATTTCTAGTATCACACAAGGGGACATGATATATTATCAGAATTATAACCACAAAGAAATGGAAAGTACTTTTACAttcattaataattatgataatgtTGACAATGTGGATAAGAATGTTACTAATAAGGACGAACAGAATGCCAACAACAGTTCAGTACCTCTACCTCATAATGGCTGGAGTCATAACGATAAGTTATCTAGCATAAAAGCctttattaacaaaataatatttggattgaaaaaacaatatatgttaattGAAGCTATATGA
- the PmUG01_14061700 gene encoding conserved Plasmodium protein, unknown function yields the protein MKVNKVIHKKNHVDHMREHYSKSFSNRSNMKRYTGVKKKIYRGVVYKQGREHTSVRSKGKGFSSWNDNLLYFENEHNNSVRNSDRFYKDTWRASHRKVKRTNKIDICKGKGSDIHGKKISNKKIKRKKRYIDVIGTETLINYIGDLREIYLNNKYKKNYESIKMGIEKNKNFSILSNYMNCAGNVDEEKHLADFIKKQYMNNSLIELFQNIGRDVVFLIHLMKPREHEILMRKMILKKIENFIKKLFPKFFIITYGSCNTDLDIYNSDIDICIYNNIKCNKANVSNLYREMKKSTLFMNVDTKKILSAKVPIVKCFFNDLQLSVDISFNEVSALTSTILTQKCIKENSLLTYLIIFLKIFLTQYDLNDASQGGISSFNVFLTLINFLKNNKIVFYGKNHFLYIGEVIHKFISHFSLMKDKLSLLSFLNLANGGSGTKEEAKQEEKKEKKKGKKKESKEGAKEEAKEGAKEGAKEGAKEGAKEGAKEEAKEEAKEGAKEGAKEGAKEEVEVEKKFFLKEHFYNSLCKEDSHVNKLFNEIFCQFVVYDPLEEEQKKIVTFKKILKARVCFKQAFYALSIIFLSYVKKHSTQLYEMYTHHIFSDYLQILSFFNYIGDKYINQGLKDYYMFFQSNIQNFRFIKGSKPFSRNELFYHKNSGNDNAYLAHFPPLRTGSGNDRADVDMNVDMDVDMNVDMNVDMNVDMNVDMNVDINNNVDVEAVVDENVVSSEDAVARSKTKDHVVKIESNRQQINVCGAQKQLLKKELVGASSPSLHILDNTNIDSEGRENYWKNNKKKKRNTTNSYEEYQSKTNAKDVIRRDISTYSLPSKGSSEVEIISPECSKKCNGHMNDTSTDYNSLDTHNKTCFMEKGKDIVIVNTEGEGEERRDECNKDDKNNYITIEDSGDETSSIVEKEHTRKQLTGKKHNGKKLNDKKLNDKKLNDKKLNDKKLNDKKLNDKKLNDKEYTGEKTGERNLSRPYDTDNKKENNRSVISTLRSYFEYCDFENIKRKTNNLYNSLGSSTSPIKRAECINIILNELKIVHYILDVKKLLCNRFHHFYLYNHVKVKNVKNNQLSENDQVTIKKMKEKMLTNLTEFKRYNPNKIMSLDINTDYFVQG from the coding sequence ATGAAAGTAAACAAGgtaatacataaaaagaaTCATGTAGACCATATGCGTGAACATTATAGTAAAAGTTTTAGTAATCGTAGTAATATGAAAAGATATACAGgtgttaagaaaaaaatttataggGGAGTTGTATATAAACAGGGGAGGGAGCATACTAGCGTAAGAAGTAAAGGAAAAGGTTTTTCATCCTGGAAcgataatttattatattttgaaaatgaaCACAACAATAGTGTAAGAAATAGTGACAGATTTTACAAAGACACCTGGAGAGCGTCCCACAGGAAGGTGAAAAGAACTAACAAAATAGACATATGTAAAGGGAAGGGTTCGGATATACACGGAAAGaaaataagtaataaaaaaattaagaggAAAAAACGGTATATTGATGTGATAGGAACAGAAACATTAATTAATTACATAGGTGACTTGAGAGAAATATatctaaataataaatataagaaaaattatgaaagtataaaaatgggtattgagaaaaataaaaatttttcgaTTTTATCAAATTATATGAACTGTGCAGGTAATGTTGATGAAGAAAAGCATTTAGctgattttattaaaaagcaatatatgaacaattcTCTTATTgaattatttcaaaatattggTAGAGATGTAGTATTCTTAATACATCTGATGAAACCAAGAGAACATGAAATATTAATGAGAAAgatgattttaaaaaaaatagaaaattttataaaaaagttgtttcccaaattttttatcattacatATGGGTCATGTAATACGGATttggatatatataactcAGATATtgacatatgtatatataataacatcaAATGCAATAAAGCGAATGTTTCCAATTTATATagagaaatgaaaaaaagtacattatttatgaatGTGGACacgaagaaaatattaagtgCCAAAGTGCCAATTGTTAAATGcttttttaatgatttacAATTATCTGTCGATATATCTTTCAATGAAGTGAGTGCACTGACTAGTACAATATTGACACAGAAATGTATTAAGGAAAATTctttattaacatatttaattatttttttaaagatttttTTAACACAATACGATTTGAATGATGCATCACAAGGAGGTATCAGCTCATTTAACGTGTTTCTaactttaataaattttttaaaaaataataaaatcgTTTTTTACGGAAagaatcattttttatatataggggaagttatacataaatttatttcccATTTTTCTCTAATGAAAGATAAACTAAGCCTCCTTTCGTTTCTTAACCTTGCCAATGGGGGAAGTGGGACAAAGGAGGAAGCGAAacaggaagaaaaaaaggaaaaaaaaaaaggaaaaaaaaaggaatcaAAAGAGGGTGCAAAAGAGGAGGCAAAAGAGGGAGCAAAAGAGGGAGCAAAAGAGGGAGCAAAAGAGGGAGCAAAAGAGGGAGCAAAAGAGGAAGCAAAAGAGGAAGCAAAAGAGGGAGCAAAAGAGGGAGCAAAAGAGGGAGCAAAAGAGGAAGTtgaagtagaaaaaaaattttttttaaaggaacatttttataattctctTTGCAAAGAAGACAGCCATGTTAACAAactttttaatgaaatattttgcCAGTTCGTTGTTTATGATCCATTAGAAGAAGAGCAAAAAAAGATagttacatttaaaaaaattctaaaagCTAGGGTTTGTTTTAAACAAGCATTTTATGCCCTAtcgattatttttttatcctatGTAAAAAAACATAGTACACAGCTATATGAAATGTACACTCATCACATTTTTAGTGACTACCTGCAaattctttcctttttcaattatataggtgataaatatataaatcagGGTTTGAaagattattatatgttttttcagagtaatatacaaaatttccGTTTTATTAAAGGGAGTAAGCCATTTTCTAGGAATGAATTGTTTTATCATAAGAACAGCGGTAACGATAACGCATACTTGGCGCATTTCCCACCTCTTCGTACAGGAAGTGGTAACGATCGTGCTGATGTTGATATGAATGTGGATATGGACGTGGATATGAATGTGGATATGAATGTGGATATGAATGTGGATATGAATGTGGATATGAATGTGGATATTAATAACAATGTCGATGTTGAAGCTGTTGTAGATGAGAATGTTGTCTCCTCTGAGGACGCTGTGGCACGAAGCAAAACTAAAGATCATGTAGTAAAAATTGAAAGTAATAGACaacaaataaatgtatgtggTGCACAAAAACAGCTATTAAAGAAGGAATTAGTAGGAGCTAGTAGTCCATCATTACACATTTTGGACAATACTAACATAGATAGTGAGGGGCGTGAAAACTATTGGAAGAACAacaagaagaagaagaggaacACTACTAATAGTTACGAAGAGTATCAGTCGAAAACGAATGCAAAAGATGTAATAAGAAGGGATATCAGCACCTACTCATTACCATCTAAGGGAAGTAGTGAGGTGGAAATAATAAGTCCAGAATGttcaaaaaaatgtaatggACACATGAACGACACTTCCACGGATTATAATTCATTGGATACGCATAACAAAACATGTTTTATGGAAAAAGGGAAAGACATAGTAATAGTAAACACAGAAGGGGAAGGGGAGGAAAGAAGGGATGAATGTAATAAAGACGATAAGAACAATTATATTACAATCGAGGATTCAGGTGACGAAACTTCAAGTATAGTGGAAAAAGAACATACCAGAAAGCAGCTTACTGGAAAGAAGCATAATGGCAAGAAGCTTAATGACAAGAAGCTTAATGATAAGAAGCTTAATGATAAGAAGCTTAATGATAAGAAGCTTAATGATAAGAAGCTTAATGATAAGAAGCTTAATGATAAAGAGTACACTGGAGAAAAAACTGGGGAACGTAATCTGTCCCGCCCATATGACACagataacaaaaaagaaaataataggAGTGTTATAAGTACACTTAGGAGTTACTTCGAGTATTGcgattttgaaaatataaaaaggaaaacaaataatttatataattcccTTGGCAGTAGTACTAGCCCAATTAAGAGAGCAGAGTGCATAAACATCATTcttaatgaattaaaaattgtacaCTATATTTTGgatgttaaaaaattattatgtaacagatttcatcatttttatttatataatcatGTAAAGGTAAAGAATGTAAAGAATAATCAATTGTCCGAAAATGATCAAGTCACgataaaaaagatgaaagaaaaaatgctAACAAATTTAACCGAGTTTAAGAGGTACAAtcctaataaaataatgagtTTAGATATAAATACAGATTATTTTGTACAAGGATGA